The nucleotide window CACGACATGCCCAGCGTGCCGTTCAGGTCGGCCGTGGCCACTGCGCGGTGGTGGGGGATATGCAGGTGGAAGATGCCCAGGACGTGGTTCAGGCCGTTGACCCAGTCGACCGGGATCAAGTCGATGGCGTTCATCATGGTGATCCAGCAGAACACCATCAGCGCCAGCGGAGCGATCCACGAACGGTCGCCATGGATGATGCCCTTGGCCTGGTCGTCGACCATCTCGACGATCATCTCGACGAAGGCCTGGAAGCGGCCCGGCACGCCCGAGGTGACGCGGCGCGCGGCAGCGTACAGAAACAGCACGGCGATGGCGCCGCACAGCACGGACCAGAACACCGTGTCGTAGTTGAGCACGGAGAAGTCGACCACCGACGCCTGCTTGCCGCCGACCGAGTTCAAGTTCTGCAAGTGTTCGGCGATATAGCCGGAAGGTGTCAGCGCGTGTTCGGCGCTTTGGGTAGCATCAGACATGTCGATACGAACGGTATATTGCGAAATCTTCGGGCCGGTACGCCGCCACGGTCTGGCAATGCGCCCGGTACGCGTCTTGCATTGCCTTCGGCGGATTCGCCGGTCACCGCAATGCAAGCGGGGTCCAACCTTGACCGTGTCCGGAGTCAGCGTCGTGAACCCGCTGCATCCGTCACGGAAAACTCTTGATATTCCGTTTCGGTGCCACCACTTCCGACGGAAGCACCATTTTTGAGCCGCCGCCCTAGCGCATCGCCAGGGCCACCACCCAGTATGTCTTCAGCGCCAGCAGGAACGTGACCAGCAACGGCACCCAACGCAGATCCCGGTACAGCACCACGACCAGCACCAGCAGTGCCACCGTGGCAAAGACCTTGATCGCCTCGCCCAGCACCAGTCCGCCCACCGAGGCCCGGTCGCGCGCCAGCCACAGCCGGAATGCGAAAAACCCGCTCGGCACGAAGCACACCATGCCGCCGAACAGCGCCGACCATCCATATGGTCCCGGCTCTTTCGCAAACAGCGCCCAGCACAGTGCCGACAGCAGGGAAACCACCACCTGCGCCAGGACAACCTTGCCCGGGGTCATGCGCGAAGGACGCAGCGCGCGCTCGCCAAACAGCGTCACCGCCTCGGCATGCGACAGCGGATCGACAGCTTCTTCCTCACGGTCCGCGCCCTCTTTCCAATCGTCCCAGTCATCTTCCTGACGGGACCCGGCGCCTCGTTGCTGACGGTCTCGAACCACCACCTGCCTGCCTTGTTTCGGGCCGGAACTTTCGGCCCGACCAGAATTCAAACCGCACGATTTTAAGGGGAACTACTGATTCGCGTCAATCTGCTTACATTTGCCTTGCAGTGCGTTGCGCACAACGGTTGCCATCACGATTGCATGATGGCTGCGCGAAAATTGCGCGGCAATGATGTTTGACGTAATTGGATTGCGCAGCGAACCCTGCGCATGATGGGGGATTACTGGCCGCGCACAACGTATACCGGCGATCGGCATGTCCAGTGCTGCGTGCGCGCAACAGTCGCCGCAGCACTGGCCGTTAATCGCGCAGTAAATCAGGCGGCCTGCTGCCCTTCGCGCGATTCGCGCAGGCGCGTCAGCACACCCTCGAGCGCGTCGTTGTTGCTGAAATGGATCGTCAGCTGGCCCTTGCCGCGGGGCGACAGCTTGATCTGCACCGCCAGCCCCAGCGCATCCGACAGCTCCTCTTCCAGCCGCGCCACGTCGCGCACATTGTTGCCGCCCTTCTGCTTGAGCGACTTCAGGTCGAACGGCTTGAGCGTCGACGCCACCAGCTTCTCGGTTTCGCGCACCGAAAGCCGCTTGTTGACGATCTGGTTGGCCAGCGTGATCTGGTTGGCGCCGTCGACGGCCAGCAGCGCGCGCGCGTGGCCCATGTCGAGGTCACCGGCCATCAGCATGGTCTGCACCGGCGCCGCCAGGTTCAGCAGCCGCAGCAGGTTGGACACCGCGCTGCGCGAGCGGCCGACCGACTCGGCCGCCTGCTCGTGCGTGAAACTGAACTCGCGGATCAGCCGCATGATGCCCTGCGCTTCTTCCAGCGGATTCAGGTCTTCGCGCTGGATGTTCTCGATCAGCGCCATCGCCGCCGCGGCTTCGTCGGCGACGTCCTTGACCAGCACCGGTACCTTGTCCAGCCCGGCCAGTTTGGAGGCGCGGAAGCGCCGCTCGCCGGCAATGATCTCGTAGCGGTCCGGCTCGGCCACGCGCCGCACCAGGATCGGCTGCATCAGCCCCTGGGCGCGGATGCTCGCGGCCAGCTCTTGCAGCGCGCCCTCGTCCATGCGGGTGCGCGGCTGGTACTTGCCCGGCTGCAGCTGGTTCAGGTTCAGCACGGTGGGCGAGCCCTCCTGCCTGACCGATTCGACGATTTCGGCGGGCCCGCCCAACAGCGCTTCGAGGCCGCGGCCCAGGCCCTTCTTCTTTGCAGTGCTCATGCTCTTGCCCTCTCGTTCAGCCCAGCTGCCGGACCCGCGCGATCATCTCGGCGCCGAAGTCCAGGTACGCCTTGGCGCCCTTCGATGACGGATCGAACGCCACGCCCGGCATGCCATAGGACGGTGCCTCGGCCAGCCGCACATTGC belongs to Cupriavidus taiwanensis and includes:
- the atpB gene encoding F0F1 ATP synthase subunit A, coding for MSDATQSAEHALTPSGYIAEHLQNLNSVGGKQASVVDFSVLNYDTVFWSVLCGAIAVLFLYAAARRVTSGVPGRFQAFVEMIVEMVDDQAKGIIHGDRSWIAPLALMVFCWITMMNAIDLIPVDWVNGLNHVLGIFHLHIPHHRAVATADLNGTLGMSCAVLVLMIYYSFKIKGVGGFMHELFSAPFGAKWYLAPFNLVLNLIEFLAKAVSLGMRLFGNMYAGELVFLLIALLGSIWTFGADLSALGFVGHVVAGAVWAIFHILIVLLQAFIFMMLTLVYIGQAHDHH
- a CDS encoding ATP synthase subunit I encodes the protein MVVRDRQQRGAGSRQEDDWDDWKEGADREEEAVDPLSHAEAVTLFGERALRPSRMTPGKVVLAQVVVSLLSALCWALFAKEPGPYGWSALFGGMVCFVPSGFFAFRLWLARDRASVGGLVLGEAIKVFATVALLVLVVVLYRDLRWVPLLVTFLLALKTYWVVALAMR
- a CDS encoding ParB/RepB/Spo0J family partition protein, with the translated sequence MSTAKKKGLGRGLEALLGGPAEIVESVRQEGSPTVLNLNQLQPGKYQPRTRMDEGALQELAASIRAQGLMQPILVRRVAEPDRYEIIAGERRFRASKLAGLDKVPVLVKDVADEAAAAMALIENIQREDLNPLEEAQGIMRLIREFSFTHEQAAESVGRSRSAVSNLLRLLNLAAPVQTMLMAGDLDMGHARALLAVDGANQITLANQIVNKRLSVRETEKLVASTLKPFDLKSLKQKGGNNVRDVARLEEELSDALGLAVQIKLSPRGKGQLTIHFSNNDALEGVLTRLRESREGQQAA